CGACGAGCACCCGCTTGTTGGACTTCTTCTGGGTCTCGGCCATGGCTTAGGCTCCCCTCTGCTTTTCGCTGAGCACGGTGAGAATCCGCGCGATGTTCTTTTTGACCAGCGGAATCCGCGCCGTGTTCTCCAGCTGCGCCGTGGCGTGCTGGAAACGAAGGTTGAAGAGCTCCTCGCGGAACGAGGCGAGCTTCTGATTCAGCTCGTCCTGCGAAAGCTTCTTGAATTCGGTCGCGGGC
The sequence above is drawn from the Oceanidesulfovibrio indonesiensis genome and encodes:
- the rpmC gene encoding 50S ribosomal protein L29 encodes the protein PATEFKKLSQDELNQKLASFREELFNLRFQHATAQLENTARIPLVKKNIARILTVLSEKQRGA